One part of the Sorangiineae bacterium MSr11954 genome encodes these proteins:
- a CDS encoding CDP-alcohol phosphatidyltransferase family protein — protein MLITSIGPACWVTLAGGVFSSIGALLLLEVLAASLAPHWFFLGLTFMFLGMLMDAVDGVVARRFRLESELGKLLDSLCDVITYLVVPAIAFRVLGVRGLAGGAAIAAMVAAGILRLASFIVMGQVKGTAGPAYLGMPCFYSHFVLAGAVLLHAWLPPGAFRLVSTASIAIMSALFVSRIRFPKIVRLRVIFSVAGSLLASSLLLFAIERSP, from the coding sequence ATGCTGATCACATCCATCGGCCCGGCGTGCTGGGTCACCTTGGCCGGAGGCGTCTTCTCGTCCATCGGCGCGCTGCTGCTCCTCGAGGTCCTCGCGGCCTCCCTGGCGCCGCATTGGTTCTTTTTGGGCCTCACGTTCATGTTCCTGGGGATGCTTATGGACGCAGTCGACGGCGTCGTGGCGCGGCGGTTCCGTCTCGAGAGCGAGCTCGGAAAGCTGCTCGACAGCCTGTGCGACGTCATCACGTACCTCGTGGTGCCGGCGATCGCCTTTCGCGTGCTCGGCGTCCGGGGACTGGCCGGCGGCGCGGCCATCGCGGCCATGGTCGCTGCCGGGATCCTTCGTCTGGCGAGCTTCATCGTGATGGGGCAGGTGAAGGGGACCGCCGGCCCGGCCTACTTGGGTATGCCCTGCTTCTATTCCCACTTCGTGCTGGCAGGTGCCGTTCTGCTCCATGCCTGGCTTCCACCGGGCGCATTCCGCCTGGTTTCGACCGCCTCAATCGCGATCATGAGCGCGCTGTTCGTCAGCCGCATTCGCTTCCCGAAGATCGTCCGTCTGCGGGTCATCTTCTCGGTGGCCGGATCGCTCTTGGCCTCCTCGCTGTTGCTATTCGCCATCGAACGGAGCCCCTGA
- the asd gene encoding archaetidylserine decarboxylase (Phosphatidylserine decarboxylase is synthesized as a single chain precursor. Generation of the pyruvoyl active site from a Ser is coupled to cleavage of a Gly-Ser bond between the larger (beta) and smaller (alpha chains). It is an integral membrane protein.), translating to MPGPSPIRYIDRESRAWREEPLAFGGFLPWLYSDGVVARTTRYALTRRAATRAYGWLQERPTRVERLRAFCEALGIDAEEAAEPLSEYGTLSSFFSRRLKRGARPVVSDAHVLVSPADARVLVVPVLDGERLPIKGGHFTLAELVDDPRLAARFAKGAAAVLRLAPADYHRFHFPDDGDASDARAIAGGYDSVNHYALDRAPGILCRNHRHVTVLRSRRFGDMLLVEIGALFCGAIVQTYRAGAVTRGSEKGYFRLGGSSMVLVLPPGRVRFDGDLVAASTSGYETRVRMGTSLGRAC from the coding sequence ATGCCCGGACCGTCGCCGATAAGGTACATCGATCGCGAGAGCCGAGCGTGGCGCGAAGAGCCGCTCGCATTCGGCGGCTTCCTCCCGTGGCTCTACAGCGATGGCGTCGTCGCGCGGACGACGCGCTATGCGCTGACCCGTCGCGCAGCGACCCGAGCCTACGGCTGGCTTCAGGAACGCCCCACGCGCGTGGAGCGTCTGCGCGCGTTCTGCGAAGCTCTGGGGATCGACGCCGAGGAAGCCGCCGAGCCGCTCTCGGAATACGGCACCCTTTCAAGCTTCTTCTCACGACGCCTCAAACGAGGCGCGCGCCCCGTGGTATCCGACGCGCACGTGCTCGTATCCCCCGCGGACGCGCGCGTGCTCGTCGTTCCAGTGCTCGACGGCGAGCGACTCCCCATCAAGGGCGGCCACTTCACCTTGGCCGAGCTCGTGGACGACCCCCGCCTCGCCGCCCGCTTCGCCAAAGGCGCCGCCGCCGTCCTGCGCCTCGCGCCTGCGGACTATCACCGGTTCCACTTTCCCGATGACGGCGACGCGTCCGACGCGCGGGCCATCGCGGGCGGCTACGACTCGGTCAATCACTATGCATTGGACCGAGCGCCGGGCATCCTCTGCCGGAACCACCGCCACGTCACCGTCCTTCGCTCCCGCCGTTTCGGCGACATGCTGCTCGTCGAGATCGGGGCGCTCTTCTGCGGCGCCATCGTGCAAACGTATCGCGCCGGAGCCGTCACCCGCGGATCGGAGAAGGGCTATTTCCGTCTGGGTGGATCGAGCATGGTCCTCGTGCTGCCGCCGGGACGCGTACGCTTCGACGGCGATCTCGTGGCCGCCAGCACGAGCGGCTACGAGACGCGCGTCCGAATGGGCACCTCCCTGGGGCGCGCATGCTGA
- a CDS encoding phosphotransferase — translation MASSPYIPSAFEDADASSNERNEREDLPKIPLRGHYSEEARIKRLQFLRRETRTLLPALQSTSLDARHLTKNVEHLIGGVEVPVGLAGPLLFTGEEARGLVYAPIATTEGALVASATRGAKAISLSGGVSTRVHDQRMIRVPMFVLGNMAEAARFADWVLEREQDLRERAREVSRYALLVSIKPVTLGKQVHVHFVYRTGDAAGQNMTTTCTWHTCQWLLDQARAAGFCIRNFYVDANGSGDKKATFQSLIAGRGIRVGAECLVRRSILQRVLKVTPEELHAFCAAAKDAALATGSVGFSINASNLIAGLFTATGQDIACVYESSLAVLQTEVTAEGLYAYVQFPSLIVGTIGGGTHLPRQNEYLQIMDCAGPGRASRLAEVIAGYCLALDLSTASAMASGEFASAHERLGRNRPVAFLTRDEIDARFFDEAQPRSRGRERIDVVHAEALAAPVAGSSILTELSSRKTNKLVGLFPYRLTPRSGLPRTIDVVLKLKPSDHEVILMVNALAGMCGPRVAKAHLEHKNRTGFAGCHLREIALYELDDPRLRKHTPRVYGTVRDDAREIHAVVLERLNDVILMDSADDVSGWRPEHVEAALRGVAQVHAIWYRREQELLAEPWLGPVTTVNEMVAMAPLWESLAAHACDEFAWFTRDDRARSDALIADLPRWWSELHALPRALVHNDFNPRNIALRREGSILCAYDWELATCLPPQHDLAELLVFVLDANADRREVDRFVEYHRRALEQASGFAIGAASWRTGYRLCLRDLWLNRFALYAMAHTFRHYGFLERSMRTLRRLLQLEEGRS, via the coding sequence TTGGCTAGCTCACCGTACATTCCGTCGGCTTTCGAAGACGCAGATGCCTCTTCGAACGAGCGCAATGAGCGTGAAGATCTCCCCAAGATCCCCCTGCGCGGGCACTACAGCGAGGAGGCTCGTATCAAACGTCTGCAATTCTTGCGGCGTGAGACGCGAACCCTGCTCCCGGCGCTGCAGAGCACCTCGCTCGACGCGCGGCACCTCACCAAGAACGTGGAGCATCTCATCGGCGGCGTCGAGGTCCCGGTGGGCCTCGCCGGCCCCCTCCTGTTCACCGGTGAGGAGGCGCGCGGGCTCGTTTATGCTCCCATCGCCACCACCGAAGGGGCGCTGGTGGCGTCGGCCACGCGGGGCGCGAAGGCCATTTCGCTCTCCGGCGGCGTCAGCACGCGCGTGCACGATCAGCGAATGATCCGCGTGCCGATGTTCGTCCTCGGGAACATGGCCGAGGCGGCACGGTTCGCGGATTGGGTGCTCGAGCGAGAGCAGGATCTTCGCGAACGGGCGCGAGAGGTATCGCGCTACGCGCTGCTGGTTTCGATCAAGCCAGTTACACTCGGTAAGCAGGTGCATGTGCACTTCGTTTACCGAACGGGTGACGCGGCCGGTCAGAACATGACCACCACGTGCACCTGGCATACATGCCAGTGGCTGCTCGACCAAGCGCGCGCGGCGGGTTTTTGCATCCGCAACTTCTACGTGGACGCCAACGGCAGCGGGGACAAGAAGGCGACCTTTCAGTCCCTCATCGCCGGGCGCGGCATTCGCGTCGGCGCAGAATGCCTCGTTCGCCGCTCGATCCTTCAGCGCGTCCTCAAGGTCACGCCCGAGGAGCTCCACGCGTTTTGCGCCGCCGCCAAAGATGCAGCCCTCGCCACCGGCAGCGTGGGATTCAGCATCAACGCATCGAACCTGATCGCCGGGCTCTTCACGGCGACGGGGCAGGACATCGCGTGCGTCTACGAGTCGAGCCTCGCCGTGTTGCAGACCGAGGTGACGGCCGAAGGCCTGTATGCCTACGTCCAATTCCCGAGCCTCATCGTCGGAACCATCGGCGGTGGTACGCACCTGCCGCGACAGAACGAATATCTCCAAATCATGGATTGCGCGGGGCCGGGCCGGGCATCCCGCCTCGCCGAGGTCATCGCGGGGTATTGCCTCGCGCTCGACCTCTCCACGGCCTCGGCCATGGCGAGCGGAGAGTTCGCGTCGGCGCACGAGCGCCTCGGTCGGAATCGGCCGGTGGCGTTCCTCACGCGCGACGAGATCGACGCGCGGTTCTTCGACGAGGCGCAGCCGCGCAGCCGCGGCCGCGAGCGCATCGACGTGGTGCATGCGGAGGCGCTCGCGGCGCCCGTCGCCGGCAGCAGCATCCTCACCGAGTTGAGCTCGCGCAAGACGAACAAGCTCGTGGGGCTCTTCCCATATCGGCTCACGCCCCGCTCCGGTCTCCCGCGGACCATCGACGTGGTCCTGAAGCTCAAACCTTCGGATCACGAGGTCATCCTGATGGTGAATGCCCTCGCCGGCATGTGCGGGCCTCGGGTGGCGAAGGCCCACCTCGAGCACAAGAACCGCACCGGCTTTGCCGGCTGCCATCTGCGCGAGATCGCCTTGTACGAGCTCGACGATCCGCGCCTGCGCAAACATACGCCGCGCGTCTATGGCACGGTCCGCGACGACGCCCGCGAAATCCACGCCGTGGTGCTCGAACGCCTGAACGACGTCATCCTCATGGACAGCGCGGACGACGTGAGCGGGTGGCGCCCGGAGCACGTCGAGGCCGCGCTCCGCGGAGTCGCGCAGGTTCATGCGATCTGGTACCGCCGCGAACAGGAGCTCCTCGCCGAGCCGTGGCTGGGCCCCGTCACCACGGTCAACGAGATGGTGGCCATGGCGCCGCTCTGGGAGTCGCTCGCGGCGCACGCGTGCGACGAGTTCGCGTGGTTCACCCGCGACGATCGCGCCCGGAGCGACGCGCTCATCGCGGATCTGCCGAGGTGGTGGAGCGAATTGCACGCGCTTCCGCGTGCGCTGGTGCACAACGATTTCAATCCGCGCAACATCGCGCTGCGGCGCGAGGGCTCGATCCTCTGCGCCTACGACTGGGAGCTCGCCACGTGCCTCCCACCCCAGCACGATCTCGCGGAGCTGTTGGTCTTCGTGCTCGACGCGAACGCCGATCGCCGGGAGGTCGATCGCTTCGTGGAATACCACCGGCGCGCCCTCGAGCAGGCCAGCGGCTTCGCCATCGGCGCTGCGTCGTGGCGCACCGGCTATCGACTCTGCCTCCGCGATCTCTGGCTCAATCGATTTGCGCTCTATGCGATGGCCCATACGTTTCGCCACTACGGGTTTCTCGAACGTTCGATGCGCACCCTGCGCCGCCTCCTCCAATTGGAAGAAGGGCGGTCTTGA
- a CDS encoding ABC transporter permease: MSKTHLLLERYVLALLFVVVAIVFSVMLPGSFATVLNFRNIAGNQSVLAIVALAAIIPLIGGQFDLSVGAVLGLTSIATASVLSRFAAPMWIALIVGPTLGAAIGLLNGVLITKFGLNSLITTLGVATTLTGVISWYTRGASILTGIPRALTDAGGGLWLGIPRPLYYLAVVASLVWYLLDHTPYGRYLQAVGSNSNAARLVGLDVDRIAILSFVASGTIVGFAGVLEVAREGGANPQIGSLITLPVLAVAFLGMTSVHPGRFNVPGTLLAVFFLATAVSGLSLLGVDNWVESAFNGAALVIAVALSSILGRGRDKTAPAVL, from the coding sequence GTGAGCAAGACGCACCTGCTGCTGGAACGCTACGTCCTTGCGCTGCTCTTCGTCGTGGTCGCGATCGTCTTCAGTGTCATGCTCCCGGGCTCGTTCGCCACGGTCCTGAACTTCCGCAACATCGCCGGGAACCAATCGGTCCTCGCCATCGTCGCGCTCGCGGCCATCATTCCATTGATTGGCGGCCAATTCGACTTATCGGTGGGGGCCGTCTTGGGGCTGACGTCGATCGCGACGGCCTCCGTGTTGTCGCGATTCGCGGCTCCCATGTGGATCGCTTTGATCGTCGGCCCGACCCTGGGCGCGGCCATCGGGCTGCTCAATGGGGTGCTCATCACCAAATTCGGGTTGAATTCGCTGATCACGACCTTGGGGGTCGCCACGACGCTAACCGGCGTCATTTCCTGGTACACGCGGGGCGCGAGCATCCTCACGGGGATCCCTCGGGCGCTCACGGACGCGGGGGGCGGTCTCTGGCTGGGTATACCTCGGCCTCTCTATTACCTCGCGGTGGTGGCTTCGCTGGTCTGGTATCTGCTCGACCACACGCCCTATGGCCGCTATTTGCAAGCAGTCGGCTCCAACTCGAATGCTGCGCGCCTGGTCGGGCTCGACGTCGATCGCATCGCCATTCTGAGCTTCGTGGCATCGGGCACCATCGTCGGCTTCGCGGGGGTGCTCGAAGTCGCTCGTGAAGGTGGCGCCAATCCGCAAATCGGATCGCTCATCACCCTTCCGGTGCTCGCCGTAGCCTTTTTGGGAATGACGAGCGTTCACCCGGGTCGCTTCAACGTGCCAGGAACGTTGCTCGCCGTCTTCTTTCTGGCTACCGCCGTAAGCGGCCTATCGCTCCTGGGCGTCGACAATTGGGTGGAATCGGCGTTCAACGGGGCGGCGCTCGTCATCGCGGTGGCCCTCTCGAGCATCCTCGGCCGAGGTCGCGATAAGACGGCGCCGGCCGTCCTCTGA
- a CDS encoding sugar ABC transporter ATP-binding protein gives MQTNLSKDGGHALRLHGIGKTFPGTRALDGVSLEVSRGEIHALIGSNGSGKSTLIKILAGIHAADPGGEIRVGRTRFAASEWTPACARAAGLHFVHQVPTVFPSLSVAENLAIGRGFVTHRGWRIRWTEQRARAKQLIARFHIHATPDMPAGELGPADQMLLVIARALQDLEDEHTGVLVLDEPTASLPGPEVERLLETIRHRAALGQAIVYVTHRLDEVLRTSHRVTVFRDGRTEGTFETAGMDKSKLVSLMVGRAIAQDPRRAAARASTNRVLSVHNLAGGGVSRASFDLRRSEILGIAGLLGSGAADILRILFGVVPMASGEIILHARRFRPEGPRAAMAAGVAYVPPDRALEAAFPTMSLRGNLTGGGVARYFRSLRLLHDVERADARGAIERFIIRASSTEQPQSTLSGGNQQKAVLARCLREQPALLLLDEPTQGVDIHARSEIHALLREAAQRSTSIIVVSSDFEELAALCDRVIGMVRGRIVGEARSPSLDGRCLTELAQLTPEVGA, from the coding sequence GTGCAAACGAATCTCTCGAAAGATGGTGGTCACGCCCTTCGCTTGCATGGGATCGGCAAGACGTTTCCGGGGACCCGAGCCCTCGACGGCGTGAGCTTGGAGGTTTCGCGCGGCGAGATCCACGCCCTCATCGGCAGCAACGGATCCGGCAAATCCACGTTGATCAAGATCTTGGCCGGCATCCACGCGGCGGATCCTGGCGGCGAGATCAGGGTCGGACGGACTCGCTTCGCGGCGAGTGAATGGACTCCTGCCTGCGCGCGGGCCGCCGGCCTGCATTTCGTGCATCAGGTTCCGACCGTTTTTCCGTCTCTCAGCGTGGCCGAGAACCTCGCCATCGGTCGCGGATTCGTGACACACCGGGGATGGCGCATTCGCTGGACCGAGCAGCGCGCGCGCGCCAAGCAGCTCATCGCGCGCTTCCATATCCATGCAACGCCGGACATGCCGGCGGGCGAGCTCGGACCCGCCGATCAGATGCTGCTCGTCATCGCGCGCGCGCTCCAGGATCTGGAAGACGAACACACGGGGGTGCTCGTTCTCGACGAGCCGACCGCGTCGTTGCCAGGGCCGGAGGTCGAGCGGCTTCTGGAGACGATCCGCCATCGCGCTGCGCTTGGGCAGGCCATCGTTTACGTCACGCATCGTCTCGACGAAGTGCTCCGGACCAGCCATCGCGTGACGGTCTTTCGCGACGGTCGGACCGAGGGCACCTTCGAGACGGCGGGGATGGACAAATCGAAGCTCGTTTCGCTCATGGTCGGGCGCGCGATCGCGCAGGACCCACGGCGCGCGGCAGCGCGAGCGAGCACGAACCGCGTGCTCTCGGTGCACAATCTGGCGGGAGGCGGGGTCTCCCGCGCCTCCTTCGACCTGCGTCGATCGGAGATCCTGGGCATTGCCGGCTTGCTCGGCTCGGGCGCGGCCGACATCCTGCGAATTCTGTTCGGCGTCGTGCCGATGGCCTCGGGTGAGATCATCCTCCACGCCCGCCGCTTTCGTCCGGAAGGTCCTCGTGCGGCGATGGCTGCCGGGGTGGCCTACGTACCGCCGGATCGGGCGCTCGAGGCGGCGTTTCCAACGATGAGCCTTCGCGGCAACCTCACGGGCGGTGGTGTGGCTCGCTACTTCCGAAGCCTGCGTCTGTTGCATGACGTCGAGCGCGCCGATGCCCGAGGTGCGATCGAGCGATTCATCATCCGGGCCTCGTCGACCGAGCAGCCGCAATCGACGCTATCGGGCGGGAACCAGCAAAAGGCCGTGCTCGCGCGTTGTCTCCGCGAACAGCCGGCGCTGCTGCTGCTCGACGAGCCGACGCAAGGGGTCGACATCCACGCGCGCTCCGAGATCCATGCGCTTCTGCGGGAGGCGGCGCAGCGAAGCACCTCGATCATCGTGGTGAGCTCCGACTTCGAGGAGTTGGCTGCGCTATGCGATCGGGTCATCGGTATGGTGCGCGGCCGAATCGTCGGCGAAGCTCGCTCCCCATCGCTCGATGGTCGCTGCCTGACGGAGCTGGCCCAGCTCACCCCCGAGGTGGGCGCGTGA
- a CDS encoding substrate-binding domain-containing protein encodes MNTDFDSAAHRRMVTKAIAAVSVLFGLACKSGDPPVQGDAGIAAPASVSAATVDPAILAYAQHQIDLAYAGTDRDPPTSAPRPTPGKNVWIISPSEMGDSASVATNAAKQAGEAVGWKMTLYDAKGDPSNFSNGLRQAIAAKADGVILHAIDCAWVKQPLVEARAAHVKTVAYLALDCDDPSVKGEPLYSGMVNFGSQFGDYATLTRAWAAVKADWVIVQTQGHAKVLQFRQDELLVLKYIREGFEQELAKCKSCEVVKSVDFTISDWGPKLRQKAQGALLQHPEANAIHSPYDTPMLLGIASAIVDSGRNDQLAVIAGEAFPSNVQLIRDNKGQDAANAYPAEWMGYAAVDSLNSVFHGQKPQYAGIGYRLLDREHNMPALGKGYEPSRDFRAAYRRAWGLSR; translated from the coding sequence ATGAATACTGATTTCGATTCGGCGGCACACCGCCGGATGGTCACCAAGGCCATTGCGGCCGTCTCCGTACTGTTCGGGCTTGCCTGCAAGAGCGGCGACCCGCCGGTTCAAGGCGACGCAGGGATCGCTGCACCGGCCAGCGTCTCCGCGGCCACCGTAGACCCTGCGATTCTGGCCTACGCACAGCACCAGATCGATCTCGCCTACGCGGGCACCGATCGCGACCCCCCGACGTCCGCCCCGAGGCCGACGCCGGGCAAGAACGTCTGGATCATCTCGCCCTCCGAAATGGGCGATAGCGCATCGGTCGCCACGAACGCGGCCAAACAGGCCGGCGAAGCCGTCGGCTGGAAGATGACACTTTACGATGCCAAGGGCGATCCCTCGAACTTCTCCAACGGCCTTCGACAGGCCATCGCCGCCAAGGCAGACGGGGTGATCCTTCATGCCATCGATTGTGCATGGGTAAAACAGCCCCTCGTCGAGGCGCGGGCGGCCCATGTGAAGACCGTCGCGTACCTCGCGCTCGATTGCGACGATCCATCGGTCAAGGGCGAGCCGCTCTACAGCGGGATGGTGAATTTCGGCTCCCAATTCGGAGATTACGCGACGCTCACGCGCGCATGGGCCGCGGTCAAGGCGGACTGGGTCATCGTACAAACCCAGGGCCACGCCAAGGTGCTCCAGTTTCGACAGGACGAGCTCCTGGTCCTGAAGTACATCCGGGAGGGCTTCGAGCAGGAGCTCGCCAAGTGCAAATCGTGCGAGGTGGTGAAATCCGTCGATTTCACCATCAGCGACTGGGGTCCGAAGCTCCGGCAGAAGGCTCAGGGCGCGCTCCTCCAGCATCCCGAGGCCAACGCGATCCATTCGCCCTACGACACCCCCATGCTCCTGGGCATCGCGAGCGCCATCGTCGACTCCGGCCGAAATGACCAACTCGCCGTCATCGCGGGCGAGGCGTTCCCCTCCAATGTACAACTCATTCGCGACAACAAAGGACAGGACGCCGCCAATGCGTATCCCGCGGAGTGGATGGGGTACGCGGCCGTCGACTCGCTCAACAGCGTCTTCCACGGTCAGAAGCCGCAATACGCTGGAATCGGCTATCGCCTCCTCGATCGCGAGCACAACATGCCGGCTCTCGGGAAAGGGTACGAGCCGTCGAGAGACTTTCGCGCGGCCTACAGGAGAGCCTGGGGGCTTTCGAGGTGA
- a CDS encoding class II aldolase/adducin family protein produces MERKQAIKTIERASVSESEWQQRVELAALYRMMARYGYTEGIFQHISLRLRDEPNHMLVNRFGVYFEEVTAGNLARVTLDGDTSRPEYEDLNLASVGIHTPIYNTRPDVNCIVHTHNEYVQAVGARPEGFIPLDQNGLAVATQLAYLEFTELGDVIDPKKLLGALGNKTILMMRNHGSLTAVDTVQKAFVYTRNLILVCKLQVLATSMGPDPQRVRREIEPEYYKELAKQLPRYFDLYWKAELRALDRIDPSYKH; encoded by the coding sequence ATGGAACGAAAGCAAGCAATCAAGACCATCGAGCGCGCCAGCGTGAGTGAGTCGGAATGGCAGCAGCGGGTCGAGTTGGCAGCCTTGTACCGAATGATGGCCAGGTACGGTTATACGGAGGGGATCTTCCAGCACATCTCGCTGCGCCTGCGCGACGAGCCGAATCACATGTTGGTCAATCGCTTCGGGGTCTATTTCGAGGAGGTTACGGCCGGCAATCTCGCGCGAGTCACGCTCGACGGTGACACCTCGCGGCCCGAGTACGAAGACCTCAACCTGGCATCGGTGGGGATTCACACGCCGATCTACAACACTCGCCCGGACGTGAACTGCATCGTGCACACGCACAACGAGTACGTACAGGCCGTGGGCGCCCGACCGGAGGGGTTCATCCCCCTCGATCAGAACGGTCTCGCGGTGGCGACCCAGCTCGCGTACCTGGAATTCACCGAGCTCGGAGACGTCATCGACCCGAAGAAGCTCCTCGGCGCCCTCGGGAACAAAACCATCTTGATGATGCGCAATCATGGCTCACTGACCGCCGTGGACACCGTGCAGAAGGCGTTCGTCTATACGCGAAATCTCATCCTCGTATGCAAGCTGCAAGTGCTTGCAACCAGCATGGGACCGGATCCGCAGCGGGTGCGCCGCGAGATCGAGCCCGAGTATTACAAGGAGCTCGCCAAACAGCTGCCGCGCTACTTCGATCTCTATTGGAAAGCCGAGCTTCGCGCCCTCGATCGAATCGACCCCAGCTACAAGCATTGA
- a CDS encoding carboxymuconolactone decarboxylase family protein, giving the protein MTTLEPSEEPRIQLAESPYSEAVALIMNRAAPALAEPLLLFRALAVNERVFARVMAGGLLDRGSISIREREIIIARTTFRCGAEYEWGVHVATYSSRAGFTPQQVRELCAKDPATTAFCGPERSLLLLCDELHDTASVSDGLWKELSSHYTARQLVEIVAVAGYYHLIAFVVNTFRLPNEYFGARFESEAPP; this is encoded by the coding sequence ATGACCACGCTCGAGCCGTCCGAGGAGCCTCGTATCCAACTCGCCGAATCGCCTTACTCGGAAGCCGTCGCCCTCATCATGAATCGGGCGGCTCCAGCCCTCGCCGAGCCGCTCTTGTTGTTTCGTGCGCTCGCCGTCAACGAGCGGGTCTTCGCGCGGGTCATGGCCGGCGGCCTCCTCGATCGGGGCTCCATCTCCATTCGCGAGAGGGAGATCATCATCGCGCGCACGACATTCCGCTGCGGCGCCGAATACGAGTGGGGGGTTCATGTCGCGACCTACTCGAGCCGGGCTGGTTTTACGCCACAGCAGGTGCGCGAGCTCTGCGCGAAGGATCCCGCGACCACCGCATTTTGCGGGCCCGAGCGCTCGCTCCTGCTGCTCTGCGACGAGCTGCACGACACGGCCAGCGTGAGCGACGGGCTCTGGAAGGAGCTCTCGAGCCACTACACCGCTCGGCAGCTCGTCGAAATCGTCGCGGTGGCAGGTTACTACCACCTCATCGCGTTCGTCGTGAATACATTTCGCCTGCCCAACGAGTACTTCGGAGCGCGTTTCGAAAGCGAAGCGCCTCCGTGA
- a CDS encoding NUDIX hydrolase, whose product MSAFKFCPACAAPLSEQRVENEERRACSLRCGFVLYDNPTPVVAAVVEHDGRVVLARNRSWPVPFYGLISGFLERGETPERAVLREVEEELGLKGDSGTLIGVYAFPEMNQVIIAYHVEAHGTIVLGDELVDFKRVALPECRAWPAGTGFALRDWLRSRGHEPEMIDISGWKKG is encoded by the coding sequence ATGAGCGCTTTCAAATTTTGTCCCGCCTGCGCGGCACCCTTGAGCGAGCAACGCGTCGAAAACGAGGAACGTCGGGCCTGCTCGCTGCGATGTGGATTTGTCCTCTATGACAATCCTACACCGGTGGTCGCCGCCGTCGTCGAGCACGACGGGCGCGTCGTGCTGGCGCGCAACCGATCCTGGCCGGTTCCGTTCTATGGCTTGATTAGCGGTTTTCTCGAACGCGGTGAGACGCCCGAGCGAGCCGTCCTGCGGGAGGTCGAGGAGGAGCTCGGGCTGAAGGGGGACTCCGGGACACTGATCGGTGTGTATGCATTCCCGGAGATGAATCAGGTGATCATCGCCTATCACGTCGAGGCGCATGGGACGATCGTGCTCGGCGACGAGCTCGTGGATTTCAAGAGAGTGGCGCTCCCGGAATGCCGCGCCTGGCCTGCAGGGACGGGATTCGCGCTCCGCGATTGGCTTCGCAGTCGCGGGCATGAACCCGAAATGATCGACATCTCCGGCTGGAAGAAGGGCTGA